The following DNA comes from Castanea sativa cultivar Marrone di Chiusa Pesio chromosome 10, ASM4071231v1.
TTACCTCGCCTTAAGTTTTATTTGGTTTGCATCAGCAACCTCTCCATCTATATTTTCCATTAAGTGCCACATAAGCTAACCACACATGTTTAGTTTATCCCAAAAAATGATGTCatgtcatttttaattatttaattttttttaggctacaaaaaccattttattttaaactaataagcctcatctatatctatatctatatattatatctaaaagttgaagcgcagtatttattgttgctatgcTCATATTGCGCCACCTCATCTGCCATGTCATTGATTACATaatcattctttttcttatttaatttttattcctaaattttgttgacaatattaaatatataaatatttttttgataatatatatagattgactttacacatttattttgaacggttttaattttatatataactttgcatttacccattcatctactttaatttagatattataactaagcaataaaataaatgaagaatctaaaataaaaaacaatgtcTATTCAtatctatctatactattatataataatggaagctttaaaataagttttacaAAAGCTCTTTTTGTGTCATGTCATTagcagttttttttaattttttgcaatttttgctttgtttaaccTTTCAACTTTTTCAACCATTGTCttcttatttcaatttttcatcttCTCCAATCACTGGCTTcttaaatttttcatttgatttcctttataaattttaaaattttctccttTATATCTTCATAAATTCTATGATTTCACTTTTTTGAACATTTCATCCGCTTTTACTCTTCCTCTTTGAActtgattttcttataaatttcttttacttcatttcCACCTCTCTCCCCTATTCCTTCCAAATTGTTTATTGCAAAAAAggtcaattctctctctctctccaattttgtttcttttgatgattttttttttattgtttcaacCACTTCCCCCCTAAtggttctttttgttattgttgatttaattgtcacttcacatttgtttttctttttggcaaatTTGTATAGACTTTTAtgcatatttaatattttggtattccaattcttgataaaaaaaaaatccttttttttagtgattCAATTAGCTGCATTAGAAATACTCTATAGCTTTCACAattgtattttcattattatttttgttattgttgttgttattattattaattattataatgatGCACATAGAAACTTAATTACGAGATTTTTCTAATAATTGCTTATTCTATAATCTTTTTGAGTGgaaaaatttgtagtttttgcagagaaaataatcttaatagattataaataaaaagttattttccTAATCGATcaaattaatcattgttaagcaatGATTGATATGATATTTTGCAAAACGATGATTGATGAGacattctgttttttttttttttttgggcaaaacATCTTCATATAGGTATGTTTTGATTTGATGTATTTTTATGAATGTATTGAGATAAGTAATGTATTCAACAAGAGAGATCATGATTATACTTTGTATACTTCAAAAGAGATAGATTGTTTTGGAATTaaagataatattaaaatagGATGCTAGAAGttgaaatttattgatgatgggaaaaagatatttttctcattcttttctaaatgtcataattggaaaattttaatccACATTGTATTCTATCACTAGCAAATTGCCTCATAATATGAATAGATGAAAATAATcttaatataaaatgaaataaaataaatatatataattttttatttatagggaaaaaaaattcattacttaaaaaaaaaaccttgccCTTTGTTGGTTTTGTAAAtagttatataaaataaaaattcttagcTAATAgtttaatacatttaaaatgaaattctcTTGTGAAAAAAGTACTTTGTTAGtcctaatatataattttatgaatattttaaaaaataaattatatattatattttattttaaaataattaaatatttttgcgCATGGTGTAAGCTTGCGATTAGTATATTTAAAAGCCATTCAGTAACTAACGAGCCTGgtatatttttccatttaaacaaatttatacaGGCCCAATATAAAAGTCCATAGCTACCTTTTAGTTGGGAGTCAAATATCTTTCGCTTTTCAAGTAGACGGTAGACCACATATATTGGGCTAACTAGTTTTAAGCACCTAATCAGATTTTTTAGGCATGGCCCATGGCCCACGGTCCATGACCCACCCATCCATTTGATTTAAATCAGACTCAAATGTCAATAAACATATGGCTCAAGGGCATTTCCGTAAACGAAAcataaaattcaaatccaaaacgCATAAAGAAAAACCAGCCCGCCTCTTGAGCATATCTCACCAAACCCCGGAAGAATCAGATCAGAGAATTTCTAGAATCAGAGAAAcacagtgagagagagagagagagagagagagagagagatttggtgAGGCATGGAGAAGATTTGCGTTGCAGTGAGAGTGAGACCTTCGGTATCCTCAGAATCCTTCAATGGAGCCTACTGGAATGTCGAAGACAATCGCATTTCTCTTCATAGGCTTCACGGAACCCCTATCTCTGGCCTCTCTTACACTTTTGgtactctctcacacacacacctttctctctctaaaatatatgcattttccttttagtttttctttgtcTCATTGAGATCTTCttgtatgtttgtttgtttcacactgattttgattttgattttttttgtgtgcagaTCATGTATTTGACGAAAGTTCCACAAACGCTAGGGTTTATGAGCTTCTTACGAAGGATATCATTCACGCAGCAGTTGATGGATTTAATggtaaatttctttttctttttctcgaTTACTTTCTTCGAGTTTAGCTCCTTTTTGGTTCTAATTTACAAGTGAATCGATTAATTGTTGTTAAATAACTGAATTACTGTCGGCTTTCggatttgttataaattttgttaacCAAGTCGAAAATGTATTAGCTATTAAATTTGAAGATTGAGTTTGGCAAAGTTTTGTTAAATTAGGAAATCACATTTTGATGGTGGAATAATATTATGTGATAGTCACATTATTAGGATTTGTTAGAAATTAGCACGagtgagaattaaaaaaaaaaaaaattgaatgcaGCTCATTGGAGTATATTTATGCAgggagatttttattttgggtgtaCTTCATGAAAGTAATGAATGTTTTACATAGGATTTGTCATTTAGTTTGAGGTCTCTAAACCAACTCGGCTTTTGTCATGTTATGTTGCTATATGATGCGTGTGTTGGGCTGTAATGCACAACAAGTAGAACGTATCGATTCCTCATTTCATTTGGATAATAGCTTTGAATCTGATCAATGGAATATTTATAGGAACTGCTTTTGCATATGGACAAACCAGCAGTGGCAAGACTTTTACCATGAATGGCTCAGAAACGGATGCAGGGATTATTAGCAGGGCCGTTAAGGATGTATTTGCAAAAATTCAGATGGTAAGAAGTAGGAACCTTTGTGGATGTTATAGCTTTTGGTAATGAGAATGGCCTTTTGATtcttgctttttgtttttgggggtAATGTTTTCAGATATCTGATCGCGAGTTTCTGATTCGAGTTTCCTACATGGAAATTTATAATGAAGAAATCAATGACCTTTTTTCTGTAGAGAACCAGAAATTGCAAATACATGAGAGTTTGGAGGTTGGTTGACTATGGACACTTTTGACAGTTTTCAATAGTTTCTTTAGATAGAATAACTAATTTTCTTGGCTTTTAGCGTGGGATATTTGTCTCTGGTCTGAGGGAGGAAATTGTTAACAATGCTGAACAAGTGTTAAAGCTCATCGAATTGGGAGAAGGTATGCTAGTGACACAAATCCTTGGCCATAGGCTTCTTAAATGTTCTTTTAGTTGGAATATTGTTTCTTATATATCTCTTGAAAATCGTTTCTTACAGTTAATAGGCACTTTGGTGAGACAAATATGAATGTTCGTAGTAGTAGATCCCACACAATATTCAGAATGGTATGTCCTTGACACATTGGTTCATCAGCTCCAGTTATAACTCATTGGATCTAATGCAACTTTATCTTATGTGTGCAGGTGATTGAAAGCAAGGGGAAGGATACCAATTCTTCAGGGGATTCTTCAAGTGTTGATGCTATCCGTGTTTCAGTCTTGGTTTGTACTCTGCtattccttttaaaaaattgcatatgATCATTATTTCGTATTTTAGATGAcatgatgtcttttttttttcttcccctttaaaattttaatactttgcttcacaaaaaaaaaaaaaagaatttggtaGATTTAGCTGGGTCTGAAAGGATTGCTAAAACTGGAGCTGACGGAGTACGTCTTAAGGAAGGAAAGTACATTAATAGGAGTTTAATGGTTCTGGGTAACGTGATCAACAAACTAAGTGAGGGTGTAAAACAGAGGTATTTGCTTCTTTCACCAAATCGTTTTGATTTGATAAAACAAGAATGTCATGGTGAAACAATTTTCCAATGCAGGGGCCATATTCCTTATCGTGATAGTAAGCTAACACGAATACTTCAACCTGCTCTTGGTGGCAATGCCAAAACTTCAATTATATGCACCATAGCACCTGAGGAGGTATtctattatctattttaaaaaaaattcatcttaTGTTCTATTTCTATATCATTATGGCATCTTATGTTAGGTTTAGATTTTCAGTTCTTAATATATTATGGTACCAATACATTTAGGTACACATTGAAGAAACAAAGGGAACTCTTCAATTTGCTAGCAGAGCGAAGCGCATCACTAATTGTGCTCAAGTGAATGAAGtatgttctttcttttgtaCATTTACTATTTTGTCACATGCATGAATCTGTGATCTCTCTAGTATATGCTTTCTTTTTATGTTCATTACAGTAGTAGACTTTGGTTTATGTGTTATGGTAATACAAACAACACTGATAAAGACTTTGATCACTTCCCCATATTTTCTAACAATAGGTAAATGGATTATTATTtcagtttctttgtttttgtttttgttttttatttctctcaacCTGGTCatgttatttatttcttttagcaTTAACTATTCAGTTTTTCATACTTGGTTAATCTTTGAGCCTTTGTTCACGGTTGAATGTTGTTATGGGTATGGGCTAGAAAGATAGCTATCTGCACTGTCATTTAAAAAGCTATAGTGATATTGCCGCCCTATCCAGTAAACAATATTAGATCTTATTTTTGGATTGTCAGCAATAATAAATCAAAGTGATATAAAATCCCAATATATATTGAGTGAAGTTTTGAGTTTATGATTACATGTATTAAATTTCAAACAATTCAGTTgtagtaaatttttttggggtgcGCACTAACTCTTTAGGGATTAAGCCTCCTGTACCTTTTTGCCAATCAAGTTAAATAACTAAAGATTATATTATTGATATGCGCAAACAAACAGACGCGATATGTGATTCATTCATCAAGTAGATTATATTGatttatgaattttaatttttctgtaCAAACTAGTCAACCACTTGACATACCTGCATTTTGCAGATGTTGTGTACCCAATATATGATATTTTCTCTGCAGCCATTAATACTTATATGGGTATCATTGAGCTTAGTTCTTGATCCTTCCCATTAAATTTGACGATGCAACTAAGGCTAATAATGGTATATACATCTTCATAGATTTTGACAGATGCAGCCTTATTGAAGCGGCAAAAACTAGAGATTGAGGATCTTCGTAAGAAGCTTCAGGTGATGATCAACTTGTGTTTATTTTATAGTGATGAGGTTAGACACACAAACTAAACAGTTAAGTCTTGTTCAGGGATCTCATGCCGAGGTGCTGGAGCAAGAGATCTTAAAATTGCGGAATGATATGCTCAAGgtagcgttttttttttcctgtgagATTTGGACCTTTATACTGAGCatcaaacataaaatatataccTTTGAttgtatgcatttttttttgtcttgttttCCATTTTTCAGTATGAACTAGAGCGGGAGAAGCTTGCGATAGAATTGGAAGAGGAGAGGAAATCGCATAAGGAACGTGATCAACGCATTCGTGAGCAACAGATGAAAATTGACAATCTAAgtaatcttgtttctttttcagACCTTGACAGAAACTCTAACCAGGTATTGCTTAgtagtcttaaaaaaaaagtttctttcaTGTAAATGCTATCTAACTTCAATCTTGTTCCTATTCTGATTGTTTTTAGATTCTCTAGGCAGAATACTACCTTTCTTTCACTTCAGAAAGcatcttgtataaattaattacaACTCATCCAAGCCGTTGACCATATGATTTTGTTAATAAGAATTGTTTTCTGCCATTCGGCTTCATCTACTAGTTCTGCAGCTTCTTTGAATTGCATAGATGCCTGACTGCAAGCCATTGAACACACCCAGCATTACTATAGCTATGTTATGATCTTACTGAAGATTCCTCTTCATAAAAATAGTGATATGCAGGCTcaatttttaatgttattagtgcctgcttttgtttttttaacatttCTAATGGGTTATTGATGATCTTATTATTTGTATCTACTGGCGGGGACAGGACTCTGCAAGACAAAGCCTTAAGGAAGAATGCAGTGAAAGTAGTGTACATCAAGGAGATGCTTTTAGCACCCCTTGTTTCAGGGCAGATCCCAAAGCCTTTGTTGTCAAGCGATCAAATTACTCAACATTGCCTGATTATAGCCCTCTTCCTGATACATTTAGCAATGTGGCTGATGAAGACACATGGCAGAAAATGAACAAAGGTTACATGGCGGACCTTGATTCACTTCAAATGACTCCTGCAAGAAAAGTTCAATCATTTCCTTCCAATGACATAACTCCTGTGAGTTTATATtgctctgattttttttttcctgaactTGATGAACTCATGTTATTTCTAATTGGTATATTGATATTATGTTTCAggtagcaaaaacaaaaattttatatttcaatttgattatATTTATACTAGGAAGCCAAAGTTAATGATCATTGATTTGTTTCCCTCTTTAGTTTTCTTGTTTACTTCTAGATACTTCATATACAAATAGTCTCAATGGTGAAGTGAACAATGGTAAATTAGAAGCTGGTtgtcttacattttttttttcagaaattaCAAATAAACATTCCTATTTTTTCATGGTGGTTGAAGTTGGCTTGATGaaatagaaatatattttaaacatataataaacttaGATCAATTATTCTGTAATTTCTGACTGAGGTGGTAATGTACTTTTCATTTTGTACAATTTGTTAGTTCTATTAGAGCCTAATGTTTTATGGttgttttttttggatttgttagGCCTGTTCAAATGATAATTTTAAACTAGAGGTTCAACAACTCAAGAGACAATTAGAGATTGCCActgaagagaaaaatgaactggAGGTTAGTATATATTATAACTTTCGCTTGTTCTTCTTGGTTACTACAAAACTGtcaaatgcattttttttggcTTAGAAAATGCCTGTATATTGTAAATTGCTGATGCTGCTTGTCAAATTATTATCTTTTGCTTGCTTCATCTAACAGCCAATACTAAGCCTCCTAAGCTCCAGTCCCcactttataaaattttcaatgaagTCTATAATTTCCAAACTCGTTTGTCTA
Coding sequences within:
- the LOC142614284 gene encoding kinesin-like protein KIN-7N, producing the protein MEKICVAVRVRPSVSSESFNGAYWNVEDNRISLHRLHGTPISGLSYTFDHVFDESSTNARVYELLTKDIIHAAVDGFNGTAFAYGQTSSGKTFTMNGSETDAGIISRAVKDVFAKIQMISDREFLIRVSYMEIYNEEINDLFSVENQKLQIHESLERGIFVSGLREEIVNNAEQVLKLIELGEVNRHFGETNMNVRSSRSHTIFRMVIESKGKDTNSSGDSSSVDAIRVSVLNLVDLAGSERIAKTGADGVRLKEGKYINRSLMVLGNVINKLSEGVKQRGHIPYRDSKLTRILQPALGGNAKTSIICTIAPEEVHIEETKGTLQFASRAKRITNCAQVNEILTDAALLKRQKLEIEDLRKKLQGSHAEVLEQEILKLRNDMLKYELEREKLAIELEEERKSHKERDQRIREQQMKIDNLSNLVSFSDLDRNSNQDSARQSLKEECSESSVHQGDAFSTPCFRADPKAFVVKRSNYSTLPDYSPLPDTFSNVADEDTWQKMNKGYMADLDSLQMTPARKVQSFPSNDITPACSNDNFKLEVQQLKRQLEIATEEKNELERKHVEQIMLNHQLMDEISELQQEAKLIQEIPQRLSESVGNCKDVYEDILSIVQSFVSDRESSTAKLLSSTSDIGKSLFTTLETHFSMAMDDRSSSTGNNFLIQEQCKVLYEKLNSTITSLVLSETPSSENEEVRAQLCSCGNKGCTQGGETACWKEELSNELNTIKERYYGLEKELDHNNQLLVVSKERYDILEREFRLLKEDRDLLHQLVSDSSQKLSLVTEQKENVLKDLNTEVQRRKNLEEEIKQFSVAFASRQRSLMSFHSDIKSNCEKLRTQCLVSLPKSRGC